A window of the Gossypium hirsutum isolate 1008001.06 chromosome A05, Gossypium_hirsutum_v2.1, whole genome shotgun sequence genome harbors these coding sequences:
- the LOC121228994 gene encoding 30S ribosomal protein S11, chloroplastic, producing MVKPIPKVGSRRNGRSSARKSARRIPKGVIHVQASFNNTIITVTDVRGRVISWSSAGTCGFKGTRRGTPFAVQTAAENAIRAVVDRCMQRAKVMIKGPGLGRDAALRAIRRSGQADTIGIVMQRALLGELE from the exons atgGTAAAACCTATACCAAAAGTTGGTTCACGTAGGAATGGGCGCAGTAGTGCACGGAAAAGTGCACGTAGAATACCAAAAGGAGTTATTCATGTTCAAGCAAGTTTCAACAATACCATTATTACTGTTACAGATGTACGGGGTCGAGTAATCTCTTGGTCCTCCGCTGGCACTTGTGGATTCAAGGGTACAAGAAGGGGGACCCCTTTTGCTGTTCAAACCGCAGCGGAAAATGCTATTCGAGCAGTAGTAGACCGATGTATGCAACGAGCGAAAGTTATGATAAAGGGTCCTGGTCTCGGAAGAGATGCAGCATTACGAGCTATTCGTAGAAGTG GCCAAGCCGACACAATAGGCATTGTGATGCAAAGAGCTTTGCTTGGAGAACTAGAATGA
- the LOC121229690 gene encoding transcription elongation factor SPT6-like, with protein sequence MKRKGLTSTYEDNPGEEGEENMEALDDDDEEENRENLDQFECDGFIVDDEEEEEDENDQVLKSKKTKKKKRKMRSVKDPVLYDDDSELVQENRISGICQFPKETEMCKRLKKAGKFTKVVEQSGSSSDEGLLFDDIFGEEEASFCGQTYEMSDFIVGEEKSYGEGSSLRWLKMNKKKMEQVVTICSSALDDKVPITDDANQTLNHQKQVQASKMNLDNSSEFEPFLLANKYTTERDDLIRQTDIPERMQMIEEIVGPLPLDKRSIEEETIWIHNQLVMNSYILFCKKRTEERSVEVSVLLNKITKEDIMRFLELHHVEKFDVPFIAMYRKEQCLSLLDDFEQNEVENEDNDAVGQAGQVKWHKVLWIIKEFDKMWLLLQKHKSVLQMHQRKIYDEECLKIDNSEKYTLNKQLFESISKSLNEAETKEEIDDVDAKFCLHFLSAEEKMDGKFKRPIRKSLYSNCMMAGLWKLASQFRYASEQLSLQIALEKMDMEFRDYPDEPPEEIALNFTCAMFETPELVLKGARHMAALELSCEPCIKKHIRSIFREKVVVSTNPTPEGNVTIDCFHQLSSIKWLRDKPLSEFNDAQWLLIQKAEEEKLLQVSIKMPETTLNKLIIGFSDVYLIEGAGRSAQLWKEQYKLILHDAIFNFMLPAMEKEARNFLTARAKHWLLMECGKELWKMVSVGPYSCNVILGSVESVAPKVMACCWGPGKPATTFVMLDSSGVLLDTLEARSFSFRSQTVDDKQRKKNDRQRVLKIMKSHQPHVIVIGAANASCVRLRDDVKEIISKLEENLRDLGQATGGISVVFGDESLPQLYEHSEISSDQLPEQPGIVKRAVALGRYLQNPLAMVATLCGANKEIVSWKLSSLDNFLTPDEKYEMIEQVMVDVTNQVGVDINFAVRHDWYFPLLQFVSGLGPRKASILQRETVQYRAVNSRKELASFGLKTEKVFHNAAGFLCVRSSRLPCTSFDGTRIHPESYELAERLAEAVCNNITETPLEYVKNEPQVLSTFDINDFSDNYEKETGENRRETFYLIKMELLHGFLDPRKPYKAPSPDEEFNMICGKNGTAVAEGRFVQAIVRHVRPQQAFCVLDSGLTGIIMKDDFLDEDDDCSLQNKLHEGDHVSCKIKQIDKSKCQALLTCKESEMKRIKYENFGEVDPYYHEGGIIPLNQQHKSCIEEKLGKEHFMPRTISHPCFRNVAMDEAMEFLSDKDAGESIFRPSSRGPSYLTLTLKVFTELYVNKDIAESGKDHKDIKSMLHLGKTLKIGDKTFGDLDEVMDRYVAPLVKHLKEMLGFRKFKRGSKAEVDGILTAEKAEYPLRIVYYFGVSYEHPGTFILSYIRSKNLHHEYIGLLPNGFRFRKQTFEKIEHLVGYFQTNINALQHKSLALESLPIKNSPGAYTGDGRQGQFNYSKGRDFSGGRNHRNSDGDEDVGKKHPSGIPRPRNAPSRVSSDIATKCSSYIDIALNNENLPGGWSSGGN encoded by the exons atgaagagaaaagggTTAACATCAACGTATGAAGACAACCCAGGGGAAGAAG GGGAAGAAAACATGGAAGCACTTGATGATGACGATGAAGAAGAAAACAGGG AGAATTTGGACCAATTTGAATGTGATGGGTTTATAGTGgatgatgaagaggaggaagaAGACGAAAATGATCAAGTTTTAAAAAGCAAGAagacgaaaaagaaaaagaggaaaat GAGATCAGTGAAGGATCCTGTTCTGTATGATGATGATAGTGAATTGGTTCAAGAAAACAGAATTTCAGGCATTTGTCAATTTCCAAAA GAAACTGAAATGTGTAAGCGGCTTAAAAAGGCTGGAAAATTTACTAAGGTGGTTGAGCAGTCTGGTTCTTCTTCTGATGAGG GCCTGCTATTTGATGATATATTCGGTGAAGAGGAAGCTTCATTCTGTGGTCAAACCTATGAGATGAGTGATTTTATTGTGGGTGAGGAAAAATCTTATGGAGAGGGATCATCTCTAAG GTGgttgaagatgaacaaaaagaaGATGGAGCAAGTCGTAACCATTTGTTCATCTGCCTTAGACGACAAGGTTCCTATTACTGATGATGCCAATCAGACCCTAAACCATCAGAAGCAAGTTCAAGCTTCAAAAATGAACCTGGATAATTCTAGTGAGTTTGAGCCCTTCTTATTAGCCAACAAGTATACAACTGAGAGGGATGATCTTATCAGGCAGACTGACATCCCAGAGAGGATGCAG ATGATTGAAGAAATCGTGGGGCCTCTTCCACTTGATAAAAGGAGCATAGAAGAGGAGACTATTTGGATACATAATCAACTTGTAATGAATTCATATATATTGTTCTGCAAGAAAAGAACTGAAGAAAGATCTGTAGAGGTATCTGTTCTACTGAACAAAATTACGAAGGAAGATATTATGAGGTTCCTGGAATTGCATCATGTGGAGAAGTTTGAT GTTCCATTTATTGCCATGTATCGGAAGGAGCAATGTCTGAGTCTGCTGGATGATTTTGAGCAAAATGAGGTTGAGAATGAAGATAATGATGCTGTTGGACAAGCAGGGCAAGTGAAGTGGCATAAG GTACTTTGGATTATAAAAGAATTCGACAAAATGTGGTTGCTCCTTCAGAAGCATAAGAGTGTGCTTCAAATGCACCAAAGGAAAATTTATGATGAGGAATGTCTGAAGATTGATAACAGTGAAAAGTATACTTTGAATAAGCAGTTATTCGAATCAATATCAAAGTCTCTCAATGAAGCTGAAACGAAGGAAGAGATTGATGACGTGGATGCAAAGTTCTGCTTGCATTTTCTTTCAGCTGAAGAGAAAATGGATGGAAAATTTAAGAGGCCGATAAGGAAATCCCTTTATAGTAACTGCATGATGGCTGGCTTATGGAAACTAGCCAGCCAGTTTCGGTATGCCTCTGAGCAGCTCAGTTTGCAGATTGCTTTAGAGAAAATG GACATGGAGTTTCGAGATTATCCTGATGAACCACCTGAGGAGATAGCATTAAATTTTACGTGTGCTATGTTTGAAACTCCAGAACTAGTGCTTAAAGGTGCTAGGCACATG GCTGCATTGGAGTTGAGCTGTGAGCCATGTATCAAGAAACACATCCGCAGCATATTTAGAGAAAAAGTTGTAGTTTCAACAAACCCAACTCCTGAAGGAAATGTGACTATAGATTGCTTTCATCAGCTTTCAAGCATTAAGTGGCTACGCGACAAACCACTTTCTGAATTCAATGATGCTCAATGGCTTCTTATTCAAAAGGCTGAAGAAGAGAAGCTCCTTCAAGTTTCTATAAAAATGCCGGAAACTACACTGAATAAATTGATCATTGGCTTTAGTGATGTCTACTTAATCGAAGGAGCTGGAAGATCTGCTCAGCTTTGGAAAGAACAGTACAAGTTAATTCTACATGATGCTATCTTCAACTTCATGCTTCCTGCTATGGAGAAGGAAGCTCGGAACTTTTTGACTGCCAGAGCAAAACACTGGTTGCTTATGGAATGTGGGAAGGAACTATGGAAGATGGTTTCTGTTGGTCCTTATTCATGCAATGTAATTCTTGGGTCAGTGGAAAGTGTTGCACCGAAAGTAATGGCTTGCTGCTGGGGGCCTGGGAAGCCTGCAACAACATTTGTGATGTTAGACTCATCAGGAGTATTGTTGGATACATTGGAAGCCAGGTCCTTCTCCTTCAGGTCACAAACTGTTGATGACAAGCAGCGCAAGAAAAATGATCGGCAACGTGTCCTTAAGATCATGAAAAGTCACCAACCACATGTCATTGTTATTGGTGCAGCAAATGCATCTTGTGTTCGACTGAGAGATGATGTGAAAGAG ATCATTTCTAAATTGGAGGAAAATCTTAGAGACCTTGGTCAAGCTACAGGTGGGATTAGTGTTGTTTTTGGTGATGAATCCTTGCCTCAGCTTTATGAACATTCTGAGATTTCGTCAGATCAGCTTCCAGAACAGCCAG GCATTGTTAAGCGAGCTGTTGCTCTTGGCCGTTACCTCCAAAATCCATTGGCTATGGTTGCCACGCTTTGCGGAGCTAATAAAGAGATAGTATCTTGGAAGCTTAGCTCTTTAGATAACTTTTTAACACCTGATGAGAAGTATGAGATGATTGAACAGGTGATGGTCGATGTGACAAATCAGGTGGGTGTTGATATAAATTTTGCGGTGAGACATGATTGGTATTTTCCTTTGCTTCAGTTTGTTTCCGGACTTGGACCACGGAAAGCTTCCATCTTACAAAGGGAAACTGTTCAATATCGAGCAGTTAATAGTAGAAAGGAGTTGGCTAGTTTTGGACTTAAGACAGAAAAGGTTTTCCATAATGCAGCTGGTTTCTTATGTGTCCGTAGCAGTCGGCTGCCATGTACTAGCTTTGATGGTACAAGAATTCACCCCGAGTCATATGAGCTTGCAGAGAGATTGGCTGAGGCTGTATGTAATAATATTACAGAGACACCTCTAGAGTATGTAAAAAATGAACCACAAGTGTTGAGTACATTTGATATTAATGATTTTTCAGATAATTATGAAAAAGAGACCGGTGAAAATAGAAGAGAGACCTTTTATCTTATTAAGATGGAATTGCTCCATGGATTTCTAGACCCTCGTAAACCTTATAAAGCACCATCCCCCGATGAAGAATTCAATATGATATGTGGAAAAAATGGGACTGCTGTTGCTGAAGGAAGATTTGTTCAAGCTATTGTACGCCATGTTCGACCACAACAAGCTTTTTGTGTGCTTGATTCAGGCTTGACTGGGATAATAATGAAGGATGACTTTTTGGATGAGGATGATGATTGTTCTTTGCAAAACAAGTTGCATGAGGGGGACCATGTATCGTGTAAGATTAAGCAGATTGACAAGAGTAAATGCCAGGCTCTTCTGACTTGCAAAGAAAGTGAAATGAAGAGgatcaaatatgaaaattttggtgaagttgATCCTTACTATCATGAAGGTGGGATCATTCCGTTAAACCAGCAGCACAAAAGCTGTATTGAGGAGAAGCTCGGAAAAGAGCATTTCATGCCACGAACAATTAGTCATCCTTGCTTTAGAAACGTGGCAATGGATGAAGCAATGGAG TTTCTATCAGATAAGGATGCCGGTGAAAGTATATTTCGTCCAAGTTCAAGAGGCCCATCTTATTTGACTCTAACTTTAAAAGTCTTTACTGAACTTTATGTTAATAAAGACATTGCTGAAAGTGGGAAAGATCACAAGGATATCAAAAGCATGCTACATCTTGGGAAAACATTAAAGATAGgggataaaacttttggtgattTAGATGAG GTTATGGATCGTTATGTTGCTCCACTGGTGAAGCACTTGAAAGAAATGCTAGGTTTCCGAAAATTCAAGAGGGGTTCAAAAGCAGAGGTTGATGGAATCTTGACAGCTGAGAAAGCAGAATACCCTTTGAGGATAGTTTATTATTTCGGAGTTTCTTATGAGCATCCAGGAACTTTCATCCTGTCATACATAAGAAGTAAAAACCTACACCATGAATATATTGGATTGCTTCCAAATGGATTCAGATTCAGGAAACAAACATTTGAGAAGATTGAACATCTCGTGGGATATTTTCAGACGAACATCAACGCATTGCAGCACAAGTCACTGGCCCTTGAAAGTCTTCCAATCAAGAATTCTCCAGGAGCATATACTGGTGATGGTAGGCAAGGCCAGTTCAATTATAGCAAGGGCAGAGATTTTTCAGGAG GAAGGAACCATAGAAACAGTGATGGAGATGAAGATGTTGGGAAAAAGCATCCAAGTGGGATTCCTAGGCCACGCAATGCCCCTAGTCGCGTCTCTTCCGATATTGCTACAAAATGCAGTAGTTATATTGATATTGCCCTCAATAATGAAAATCTGCCTGGTGGATGGTCCAGCGGCGGAAACTAG
- the LOC121228995 gene encoding keratin, type I cytoskeletal 9-like, whose protein sequence is MASRTVNGARIDDSASDTKNGDSGGNDEGWHVSGNNGGRFRGRGGRRGRGPGDSGRHSSSWGGKRDVRSSGDSFDSNGAWHAGGNNAGDRGRGRGRGCSRSQSWGGKEESGSGGNDGAWNSSRNDAGGRGRGRGRGCSRSHSWGGKEESGSGSNDGAWNSSGNYAGGYGHNGGRSYGGRNGNWDGVRRGRSGSARRGRGNERESEFCPKSFNWCSSNEIRKWNHDAKMNFPGDTKGSWGHDNVTNDGDGSCGNVWNSNASRGGNSCWGRHVPGNQGGWSSGGGNGW, encoded by the exons ATGGCATCAAGAACAGTGAATGGAGCAAGAATA GATGATTCTGCCAGTGACACCAAAAATGGTGATAGCGGTGGCAATGATGAAGGTTGGCATGTTAGTGGAAACAACGGTGGTCGATTTAGGGGTCGTGGTGGGAGACGTGGGCGTGGTCCTGGAGATAGTGGGCGTCATAGCAGTAGTTGGGGTGGCAAAAGAGATGTTCGAAGTAGTGGTGACAGCTTTGATAGCAATGGAGCTTGGCATGCTGGTGGAAATAATGCAGGTGATCGTGGTAGAGGACGTGGACGTGGGTGTAGTAGAAGTCAAAGTTGGGGTGGCAAGGAAGAGAGTGGTAGTGGTGGTAATGATGGAGCTTGGAATTCCAGTAGAAACGATGCAGGTGGTCGTGGTAGAGGACGTGGACGTGGGTGTAGTAGAAGTCACAGTTGGGGTGGCAAGGAAGAGAGTGGTAGTGGTAGTAATGATGGAGCTTGGAATTCCAGTGGAAACTATGCAGGTGGATATGGCCACAATGGAGGACGTAGTTATGGTGGTAGGAACGGCAATTGGGACGGTGTCAGGAGAGGTCGGAGTGGAAGCGCAAGACGTGGGCGTGGTAATGAGAGGGAAAGTGAATTCTGCCCCAAGTCCTTCAACTGGTGTAGCAGCAATGAGATTAGGAAGTGGAACCACGATGCAAAAATGAACTTCCCTGGTGATACTAAAGGAAGTTGGGGCCATGACAATGTCACTAATGATGGAGATGGGTCTTGTGGTAACGTATGGAATAGTAATGCCAGTAGAGGCGGAAATAGCTGTTGGGGTCGCCATGTTCCTGGAAATCAAGGCGGTTGGAGTTCTGGTGGTGGCAACGGCTGGTAA